The Amblyomma americanum isolate KBUSLIRL-KWMA chromosome 5, ASM5285725v1, whole genome shotgun sequence genome window below encodes:
- the LOC144133079 gene encoding mitochondrial genome maintenance exonuclease 1-like, with product MMAASIGANFVACKNFARHNALCVTAFNRAKSTKAAKTSATASDNDDVSRVVKKGASAAKAVKKFNFENLSLYGPVLKSSKGTKLDKGLRLSYLDERAPRRVKASRLACEEPETARIVRAGERVYRSQLEADLLDALTTVSEEEAVRLAASSEDSEHKVDIRIPTKSFDLETTLNFPLLNFLRDGVPDDDFDVFGEEAGTTPRDAAENPRQAVRYPSVTNILKNTVDEQSKLRLEKWKERMVAEMGEEGFKNYQESILRQGKSLHSNIHNMLNGTPKDEIIVQPENEGHWRSLEFFWPDISKVAHLESAVCHPHLQYRGIVDCIAVCRNELVLIDWKTSKKPKPRLSDTYDSPLQVAAYMGALNYDESYKIQVREAMIVIAYEDGSPCQVHHLGPTVCQAHWQRWLQRLRTYWNLLQQSSPML from the exons ATGATGGCGGCTTCCATAGGCGCCAACTTCGTTGCTTGCAAAAATTTCGCGCGTCACAACGCGCTGTGTGTAACCGCATTCAATCGGGCCAAGTCGACGAAAGCGGCGAAGACCTCGGCCACTGCTTCAGATAACGATGACGTCTCGCGAGTGGTCAAGAAAGGAGCGAGCGCCGCGAAAGCGGTTAAGAAATTCAACTTCGAAAACCTTTCCCTGTACGGGCCCGTGCTAAAGTCCTCGAAGGGTACGAAACTCGACAAAGGTCTGCGGCTCAGCTACCTGGACGAACGCGCTCCCCGGCGTGTGAAAGCATCGAGGTTGGCTTGTGAAGAGCCCGAGACTGCTAGGATTGTCAGGGCTGGAGAACGCGTTTACCGATCGCAGTTGGAAGCCGACCTACTCGACGCGCTGACCACAGTGTCAGAAGAAGAGGCAGTGCGGTTGGCCGCGTCGAGCGAAGACAGTGAACACAAGGTCGACATCCGCATTCCGACGAAAAGCTTCGACCTCGAGACGACCCTCAACTTTCCCCTGCTCAATTTCCTCCGAGACGGCGTGCCGGACGACGATTTCGATGTGTTCGGCGAAGAGGCGGGAACTACGCCTCGGGACGCGGCCGAGAACCCCCGACAGGCTGTGCGGTATCCCAGCGTGACAAACATACTTAAGAATACGGTGGACGAACAATCTAAGCTCCGGCTTGAGAAATGGAAAGAGAGGATGGTCGCCGAAATGGGCGAGGAAGGTTTCAAGAACTACCAAGAGT CAATCCTCCGCCAGGGCAAATCACTGCACTCTAACATCCACAATATGTTGAATGGCACGCCAAAGGACGAAATCATAGTGCAGCCTGAAAATGAGGGCCACTGGCGTAGCCTTGAGTTTTTCTGGCCCGATATCAGCAAGGTGGCTCACCTGGAAAGTGCGGTCTGCCATCCGCACTTGCAGTATAGAGGCATCGTTGACTGCATCGCAGTTTGCCG AAATGAACTTGTGCTGATAGACTGGAAGACATCCAAAAAGCCAAAGCCACGGCTTTCAGACACCTACGACAGCCCATTGCAGGTGGCAGCCTACATGGGGGCACTCAACTATGATGAAAGCTACAAAATTCAG GTCCGAGAAGCCATGATTGTGATTGCTTACGAGGATGGCAGCCCGTGCCAAGTCCACCATCTGGGGCCCACAGTTTGCCAGGCACACTGGCAGAGGTGGCTGCAGAGGCTACGCACCTACTGGAACCTACTGCAGCAAAGCTCACCAATGCTGTAG
- the LOC144134387 gene encoding CAP-Gly domain-containing linker protein 4-like, whose protein sequence is MCERGDAPPAFVRLVIMTEGSPLFSERKFPVANTIREIKQKLELITGASANSMQLELRDSEGASVIKPLTDNDDARIDAYPICDGLVLHVSDPQLNTDEFKDLSRVQKVELSEEAYNRRNDTARAFLQKHGLGRFNEDAQERARKLEEEKARKQKEILKVIHVGNRCEVVGIPGQPRRRGTVAYIGEVDFKPGVWVGVKYDLPLGKNDGSVAGKRYFECLPKYGGFVRPIDLTIGNFPPEGDCTDGGDDVDPDEELYVEISLKRWLLHCKGREERVATGIRRGFLCLDNQMWALPEVALGEDKSGSMAVCALVSTGHQKFRRIYLRTSLAYGFVFVLVFLGFWCSGSFPSDVNQIRSTGKGQGEVSGIHQRHSQSLLNSQAVQIHKLSTMCERGDTAPAFVKLVIMTEGSPLFSERKFPVANTIREIKQKLELITGASANSMRLELRDSEGASVIKALTDNDDARIDAYPICDGLVLHVSDPQLDTEEFKDLSRVEKVELSEEAYNRRNDTARTFLQKHGLGRFNEDAQENARKLEEEKARKQKEILKVIHVGNRCEAVGISGQPRRRGTVAYIGEVDFKPGVWVGVKCDLPLGKNDGSVAGKRYFECLPKCGGFMRPIDLTIGNFPPEGDCTDGGDAVDPDEEL, encoded by the exons ATGTGCGAGCGGGGCGACGCGCCTCCGGCCTTTGTCAGGCTGGTCATCATGACCGAAGGGAGCCCGCTCTTCTCGGAACGCAAGTTTCCGGTCGCCAACACAATCCGAGAGATCAAACAGAAATTAGAACTTATCACTG gTGCCTCTGCCAACTCGATGCAGCTGGAGTTGCGCGACTCAGAAGGGGCATCTGTTATCAAGCCTCTGACCGACAATGATGACGCTCGCATTGACGCTTACCCCATCTGTGATGGTCTAGTGCTGCATGTTTCCGACCCGCAACTCAACACCGACGAATTTAAAGACCTCTCAAGAGTGCAAAAG GTGGAGCTGTCTGAAGAGGCATACAATCGGCGCAATGACACGGCGCGGGCATTCCTGCAGAAGCATGGGTTGGGCCGCTTCAACGAAGACGCTCAGGAGAGGGCACGCAAGTTGGAAGAAGAGAAAGCACGCAAACAAAAGGAAATTCTCAAG GTCATCCATGTGGGGAACCGCTGCGAAGTGGTGGGCATCCCCGGTCAGCCGAGGCGGCGCGGCACCGTCGCCTACATCGGCGAGGTTGACTTCAAGCCGGGTGTCTGGGTGGGCGTCAAATACGACCTCCCGCTGGGCAAGAACGACGGCAGTGTCGCTGGCAAGCGGTACTTTGAGTGCCTTCCCAAGTACGGCGGCTTCGTGCGCCCCATTGACCTCACCATTGGGAACTTCCCACCGGAGGGCGACTGCACAGACGGTGGCGACGATGTAGATCCTGATGAAGAACTGTA TGTGGAAATTTCTCTCAAGAGGTGGCTTCTACACTGCAAG GGTAGGGAGGAACGGGTGGCAACGGGCATCCGCCGCGGCTTCCTCTGCCTCGACAACCAGATGTGGGCACTGCCTGAGGTGGCCTTAGGTGAGGACAAGAGCGGCTCGATGGCCGTGTGCGCCCTCGTCTCGACGGGCCAC CAAAAATTTAGGCGCATTTACTTGCGCACATCGCTTGCCTATGGatttgtttttgttctggttttCCTCGGCTTTTGGTGTAGTGGCTCTTTTCCGAGCGACGTGAATCAGATTCGGTCGACAGGGAAAGGCCAGGGCGAAGTTTCCGGAATCCACCAGCGTCACTCCCAAAGCCTTTTAAACTCACAG GCAGTGCAGATACACAAACTGTCCACAATGTGCGAGCGGGGCGACACGGCTCCGGCCTTTGTCAAGCTGGTCATCATGACCGAAGGGAGCCCGCTCTTCTCGGAACGCAAGTTTCCCGTCGCCAACACAATCCGAGAGATCAAACAGAAATTAGAACTTATCACTG GCGCCTCTGCCAACTCGATGCGGCTGGAGTTGCGTGACTCAGAAGGGGCATCTGTCATCAAGGCTCTGACCGACAACGATGATGCTCGCATTGACGCTTACCCCATCTGTGATGGTCTAGTGCTGCATGTTTCCGACCCGCAACTCGACACCGAGGAATTCAAAGACCTCTCAAGAGTAGAAAAG GTGGAGCTGTCTGAAGAGGCATACAACCGGCGCAATGACACGGCGCGGACATTCCTGCAGAAGCATGGGTTGGGCCGCTTCAACGAAGACGCGCAGGAGAATGCACGCAAGTTGGAAGAAGAGAAAGCACGCAAACAAAAGGAAATTCTCAAG GTCATTCACGTGGGGAACCGTTGCGAAGCGGTGGGCATCTCCGGTCAGCCGAGGCGACGTGGCACCGTCGCCTACATCGGCGAGGTCGACTTCAAGCCGGGTGTCTGGGTGGGCGTCAAATGCGACCTCCCGCTGGGCAAGAACGATGGCAGCGTCGCTGGCAAGCGGTACTTTGAGTGCCTTCCCAAGTGCGGCGGCTTCATGCGCCCCATTGACCTCACCATCGGGAACTTCCCACCAGAGGGCGACTGCACGGATGGTGGTGACGCTGTAGATCCTGATGAAGAACTGTAG